The DNA segment ATACAGTTTACTTAGActttgagtttttgttgttgttgttgttgttgttctttagagagaaagagagagacagaatatgtgagcaagggaggggcatagagagaaggaaagaatctcaagtaggctccatgcccagtgcatggggctcaatctcatgaaccgtgcatgagatcatgacctgagccgaaatcaagagttgggacacttaactgactgagccacccaggcaccgtaaGAGTTTGAGTTTTAACCAAGCATATTGAACCTTctttgcaatatattttaaataatttttcaggcCCACTATTGACACATTCCATTTAAGCAGCAAATCTGTTAttcctatattttaattttgtttcattaaatgcttttttgcatgggcaaaagtattttataattgcTACCAACCTGTAgtacaatcagaaaaaaatttttcgtATCTTCTATAAATAGGACAGATTTcacatgtcttttaattttttagatgccttgtataataaaatactttataaagtTGTCAGTTGCTGACATCCCTGTAGTCACCAATACATGACtctcttaacattttaaacattaaataatccTTTCTTCTAGTACCCTATCTTCTTCCCTTTTCATTGTTCCTGAAGTCTTATGAAATAGGGAACAATTAGGTTAACCTTGTATGCCATCAAACTTCCTGTAGCATTTTGCATAGAGAAGGTGCTCCTTGAACAGTTATCAAGTATTAAATGAGTGACCCAGTGGCTAGTTGGTTATTGCAACATTTATGGAAACATCTGTGTCCATGAGGACTTAATAGCTATAATGTAGAATATTGAAGTCTGCAAGTACCATAGGAAAATATATTCTAGAAAAGCAAACCTTAGCTTTTTAAAGTCTACAGTTCAGCTGCAGTGATGTTCCCTCTCAAAGCATCTTCTTGAGTAAACAACTGTTTTATTTGGAAAACACTTGCCTGTGTAGTTGGAGCCCGAGAGGGATGTTAAACATCAAATGGAAGGTTAAGTACAAAGGCATTACAGAAGTCTTTACGTGTAAGATTCTGAGACATGCCTTCAGTACATGTTTGCTGCATATCAACTCAACCATTTAATTTCTCATGAGCTCTTATGTATTGTTTGGAATTAATTTCAGCGGCCTTTTGTACTAAAGAAGAAAAGGGGTCGTAAACGCAGGAGGATCAACAGCAGTGTAACAACTGAGACCATTTCCGAGACGACAGAAGTACTGAATGAGCCCTTTGACAACTCAGATGAAGAGAGGCCAATGCCGCACCTGGAGCCTACCTGTGAGATTGAAGTGGAGGAAGATGGAGGGAAGCCAGTCCTGAGAAAAGCATTCCAACATCAgcctgggaagaaaagaaaaacagaggaagaggaagaaaaagacaatcatTGTTTTAAGAATGCTGACCCCTGTAGAAGTAAGTGGAAGAATTATAAAAATCTTATCCTTGTGAATATCTTGTGTGTTACTGCCAAAAGGCAGGCACCTGAAGTTACACCCAAAGGCATCTCTGAGGTTGTGTCAACCCACCAGGAATAAGTGCTCATCTGTCTATTCTCATTCATAAAAGGTTCTatcccttcttcctggaattgaattttattttaaacaacttCTAAGGCCAGAACATTCCTCTAGGTGGGTTCATCTTAGAAATTGGCTTGTCCTCAAAAACTTTGAAGTCTCTCAGTAAGAAATACACTGCGTCTCCTTGATTCTACTAAGTActtttttcacattaaatatttCCAGAATCAGGGTTTATATTACTGTGAGCACTGAatacaataatttcttttttcctataaaaaatcGATGGCACATCTTATAATTAGTGGTGTCTTAGGATATATTATTATCAAGAATCATTTCAACTCACCCACACCATCAGTATTAGCTTTGATAATATAAGATAATGTAGAAATCAGGAAATTGTCCTTccttttaaattactaattcaaaATTTGCTGTTGGCAGAGATACCCCACCCCATCctctaaaaacaaatactaaCACCAGTGAATCAACTTTGATATCCAGTTTAAAAGCAACCATTCCTTGCCTTTTGGGCTGGGAACTTAAGCTCCCAGCTGAATCATGAGGATTTGTGGGGCAATCTATCCACTCTACAGCTGAAATGActgtatttaaaaacttattccAACATCTCTTCCATCTAGGAAGAGGCCATCTCATTTCTTTGGGAACTGCAGGTATCTCTCTTGCTTTTGAAAAGTCACAACTTTAAGGGCATGAGCAAGCATCTTCCTGACTTTTATAATTGATAGGTATACTATTACTACATACAGTAGTGTCCTGAGGGAATAACATCTTGCCCGGGGTATAAAGAATCTCAAGCcttcccccccgccaccccatttctttaaacaaacaaacaacaacaacaacaaactataGCAAGGCACCATTTTTTGTGTGGACATTGAGCCTTATTTCCAGTTCTTAACTCCCTTCTCAGGAGCCTGTAAATGAATCATCACTACCTTTTATTCTCCACTTTGTGCCATTTGTCTTTAAAATCCTAAGTGGCCATATTACTTCTGATTCCTTTCAAGatcttcattcttaaaaaattaatcatcagAAAACTCATCTTCTGATTTAGAGAGGTGTTCCTACAAAAGCTGTAGGTCCAGTAACATGTGGACTCCAGGGGCACTGGCATGGTTATTACTGTGaatagaaatgaaatcatttgagCATCTTGCGGTGACTGTTAATTGGGTGTTGTACTTTGAACTTCTGAAGGAATCCCTCTACATCACTTACGTGTTCTCAGCTAGCCAATTTGAATGTAGTACTTACAGGTAAGTTTATGGGTAATCCTTTTATTACCTAAATGAGCTAAGGCTTACCCTGCTCTGCACTGACTGGATTAGAAATCCCTCCATTCTGACAAAAAAAGATCTCTGTTCCATATTGAATGTAAaatcttctgtttgttctccacagtaATGTTTGTAATAAGGctgtttttctttgtaaagcTTTTCCTTTACATTGACTCCTCCAGGAGATGAGTTTGAGCTTTAACTTTCTAAAGGTCTCATGAAGACTtaggtattttatatttgcatttattcatctatttatttgtttgcttgcttatatTTCTACAAATATACTTACAAATTGGTTTATATTCATATGTGTGTAAAGGTACAGTAAAAATAATATTAGCTGAGTTAAAATGAACATGacagttttggtttgtttcttatttactttAATATTCAAACCTTACATTTGAGCAACAAATTGATCAAAATACAATGTGGACAGAATTAGTGATAAAAAGAATGCCAGTTGTTTAAATATCCAATTGTTTCATGGTAACTACATCATAGTTTGTATCATGCAAAAATGATGATCCTCTAGTATAGATAACAGATGCATTTGTATTTTGGAGTTATGTCTTCATTTGTTTCGGAGGTACACAGTTTATTCTTATGTCAGAGAGAACATTCAAATCAAAGTAAATAATGTCATCCAAGATCATTTAAATCTAGTAAATGTCcacaaacagaaatttactttctcaggACAGATATGTGAGTTAGGCTTCTATTCATTTTACATTGTGGAATGAATTCCAGGCTTTTACATCAGAGAATGTCTTATTTGTTAAACTCAAATAAGAGTATTATAGTTGTCTGTATCCGTGTGCTTTCTATAAAAAGCACAACTTTCTGTCGGAGGtcgggagggaaggggagagagggaatataCAAGACATATTACTTTCCCAGACCTGGACTGTTTACTCGGTTTATAGCACAATATGATTCTGTATTCGTTTTGATTATGTCTTTATTATCAACTCTTGAAATCAAAAGCAGTGTTTACTGattaattgaaaagaatgaattaaagtTGTTCAAGGTTATGCTTTCtaagactttgtttttcttcctctcgtttctctctgtctcctcgcTAAGACAATATGGATGATGATACAGATAACTTGAAAGAAGGCAGTAGAGACAATCTTGAACCTCTAAAGTGCAAACAAGTGTGGCCAAAAGGAACAAAACGTAGTCTATCTAAGTGGAGGCCAAACAAAGAGAGGAAGACCGGATTTAAACTGAACTTGTACACCCCGCCAGAAACACCCATGGAACCTGATGACCAGATAACAGTAGAAGAACAGAAGGAGACTCCAGAAGGCAAAACCAGCCCCACTCCCACCAGGATTGAGGAGGAAGTCAAGGAAGCCGTGGAACCCCTGCTGCCTCAGGATGAAAACACAAGGGATGAAACATGTGCACCGATAAGTCCAAATAAATCACCAGGTGAAAAACCAGAAGATGATCTAATCAAACccgaggaggaagaagaggaggaggaagaagaggaagaggaggaggaagaagaaaatgtagaaaaagacCCAGGTGGTgctaaaaatcaggaaaaagaggAACCAGAAGTCTTCACGGACAAAGAAGACCCTGTTCCTCTGGATGAtcatgaagaggaggaggaagaggatgaagaGCCATCTCACAATGAGGGTCATGATGCAGATGATGAAGATGACAGTCACATGGAGTgtggagaagcagagaaggaagaacGCCCAAGAGAATCCTTTAAAGAAGTACTAGAAAACCAGGAGGCTTTTTTAGACCTTAGTGTCCAGCCTAGTCATTCGAACTCAGAGGTCCTAATGGAGTGTGGCGTTGACCTTGCAGCTGCGTGTAACAGTGAACCTAAGCTTTCTGGAGACACTGAAGCTGCACCTGAATCTGATGAGGAACCCCCAGAAGAACAGGCACAGAAGCAGGACCAAAAGAGTGGCGAAGAAGTGGATTCTGAGTTCAAAGAGAGAAACACGACGGCCATGGAAATTGACTCTGAGACCGTTCAGGCAGTTCAATCTTTGACCCAGGAGAATAGTGAACAGGACGACACTTTTCAGGATTGTGCTGAGACTCAAGAGGCCTGCAGAAGCCTACAAAACTACACCCATGCAGACCAAAGCCCACAGATAGCCGCCACTCTAGATGATTGCCAGCAGTCAGACCACAGTAGCCCAGTTTCATCCGTCCATTCCCATCCTGGCCAGTCAGTACGTTCTGTcaacagcccaagtgtccctgCCCTGGAAAACAGCTATGCCCAAATCAGCCCGGATCAAAGTGCCATCTCCGTGCCGTCTTTGCAAAACATGGAAACCAGTCCGATGATGGATGTCCCGTCAGTTTCAGATCATTCCCAGCAAGTCGTGGACAGTGGATTTAGTGACCTGGGCAGTATCGAGAGCACAACCGAGAACTACGAGAACCCTAGTAGCTATGATTCTACTATGGGCGGCAGCATTTGCGGAAATGGCTCTTCACAGAACAGCTGCTCCTATAGCAACCTCACCTCTAGCAATCTGACACAGAGCAGCTGTGCTGTCACCCAGCAGATGTCCAACATCAGCGGGAGCTGCAGCATGCTGCAGCAAACCAGCATCAGTTCTCCCCCAACCTGCAGCGTCAAGTCTCCTCAAGGCTGTGTGGTGGAGAGGCCTCCGAGCAGCAGCCAGCAGCTGGCTCAGTGTAGCATGGCCGCTAACTTCACCCCACCGATGCAGCTGGCCGACATCCCTGAGACTGGCAACGCCAACATTGGCTTATATGAACGAATGGGTCAGAGTGATTTTGGGGCTGGGCATTACCCACAGCCATCAGCCACCTTCAGCCTTGCCAAACTACAGCAGTTAACTAATACACTTATTGATCATTCATTGCCTTACAGCCATTCCGCTGCTGTAACTTCCTATGCAAACAGTGCCTCTTTGTCCACACCATTAAGTAACACAGGGCTTGTCCAGCTTTCTCAGTCTCCGCACTCTGTCCCTGGGGGACCCCAAGCACAAGCTACAAtgaccccaccccccaacctgaCTCCTCCTCCGATGAATCTGCCACCGCCTCTTTTGCAACGGAACATGGCTGCATCAAACATTGGCATCTCTCACAGCCAAAGACTGCAAACCCAGATTGCCAGCAAGGGCCACGTCTCCATGAGAACCAAATCGGCATCTCTGTCACCAGCCGCTGCCACCCATCAGTCTCAGATCTATGGGCGCTCCCAGACTGTAGCCATGCAGGGTCCTGCACGGACTTTAACGATGCAGAGAGGCATGAACATGAGTGTGAACCTGATGCCAGCCCCAGCCTACAATGTCAACTCTGTGAACATGAACATGAATACTCTCAATGCCATGAATGGGTACAGCATGTCCCAGCCGATGATGAACAGCGGCTACCACAGCAATCATGGCTACATGAATCAAACACCCCAATACCCTATGCAGATGCAGATGGGCATGATGGGAACCCAGCCATATGCCCAGCAGCCAATGCAGACCCCGCCCCATGGTAACATGATGTACACGGCCCCTGGACATCACGGCTACATGAACACGGGCATGTCCAAACAGTCTCTCAATGGGTCCTACATGAGAAGGTAGGCAACATGGGCAGTCACAAGATCCCCCTGGGCATCACTATTGGATTGAATCTGCACAAATACCTTCGAAGAGTACGATTTCAAAACCAGCAATTGGTGTGAATGCAAAAACATTTGTTGgcaccatttattttaaaaaaaaaaaaaaaaaaaaagctgtatgcAGCAGAAAGCCTTatacaagttgtttttctttttttcctttttctttttttggtatcttTGTTTCTGTTACTTTTATATGAAATTCTCTGCAAAGGAAGGCCTCTCTGGACTACAATTTGAAGGCAGCCACTTGTTGTGCCTGCTTCCATGAAATGATGTGGATATCAAGCCCCGCCCCACCAAATTATCTGTTTTAATACTGAacctagaacttttttttttcttccctgtccaCTCCATGTAAATGCCTTTagcatttcagttattgtat comes from the Panthera uncia isolate 11264 chromosome D2, Puncia_PCG_1.0, whole genome shotgun sequence genome and includes:
- the KAT6B gene encoding histone acetyltransferase KAT6B isoform X4 yields the protein MVKLANPLYTEWILEAIQKIKKQKQRPSEERICHAVSTSHGLDKKTVSEQLELSVQDGSVLKVTNKGLASYKDPDNPGRFSSVKPGTFPKSTKGSRGSCNDLRNVDWNKLLRRAIEGLEEPNGSSLKNIEKYLRSQSDLISTTNNPAFQQRLRLGAKRAVNNGRLLKDGPQYRVNYGSLDCKGAPKYPSAFPSSLPPVSLLPHEKDQPRADPIPICSFCLGTKESNREKKPEELLSCADCGSSGHPSCLKFCPELTTNVKALRWQCIECKTCSACRIQGKNADNMLFCDSCDRGFHMECCDPPLSRMPKGMWICQVCRPKKKGRKLLHEKAAQIKRRYAKPIGRPKNKLKQRLLSVTSDEGSMNAFTGRGSPDTEIKISIKQESTDINVLGNKDTVTEEDLDVFKQAQELSWEKIECESGVEDCGRYPSVIEFGKYEIQTWYSSPYPQEYARLPKLYLCEFCLKYMKSKNILLRHSKKCGWFHPPANEIYRRKDLSVFEVDGNMSKIYCQNLCLLAKLFLDHKTLYYDVEPFLFYVLTKNDEKGCHLVGYFSKEKLCQQKYNVSCIMIMPQHQRQGFGRFLIDFSYLLSRREGQAGSPEKPLSDLGRLSYLAYWKSVILEYLYHHQERHISIKAISRATGMCPHDIATTLQHLHMIDKRDGRFVIIRREKLILGHMEKLKTCSRTNELDPESLRWTPILISNAAVSEEEREAEKEAERLMEQASCWEKEEQEILSSRANSRQSPAKVQSKNKYLHSPESRPVAGERGQLMELSKESSEEEEEEEEEEEEEEEEEEEEEEEEEEEEEEEEEEEEEEEEEEEENIQSSPPRLTKPQSVAIKRKRPFVLKKKRGRKRRRINSSVTTETISETTEVLNEPFDNSDEERPMPHLEPTCEIEVEEDGGKPVLRKAFQHQPGKKRKTEEEEEKDNHCFKNADPCRNNMDDDTDNLKEGSRDNLEPLKCKQVWPKGTKRSLSKWRPNKERKTGFKLNLYTPPETPMEPDDQITVEEQKETPEGKTSPTPTRIEEEVKEAVEPLLPQDENTRDETCAPISPNKSPGEKPEDDLIKPEEEEEEEEEEEEEEEEENVEKDPGGAKNQEKEEPEVFTDKEDPVPLDDHEEEEEEDEEPSHNEGHDADDEDDSHMECGEAEKEERPRESFKEVLENQEAFLDLSVQPSHSNSEVLMECGVDLAAACNSEPKLSGDTEAAPESDEEPPEEQAQKQDQKSGEEVDSEFKERNTTAMEIDSETVQAVQSLTQENSEQDDTFQDCAETQEACRSLQNYTHADQSPQIAATLDDCQQSDHSSPVSSVHSHPGQSVRSVNSPSVPALENSYAQISPDQSAISVPSLQNMETSPMMDVPSVSDHSQQVVDSGFSDLGSIESTTENYENPSSYDSTMGGSICGNGSSQNSCSYSNLTSSNLTQSSCAVTQQMSNISGSCSMLQQTSISSPPTCSVKSPQGCVVERPPSSSQQLAQCSMAANFTPPMQLADIPETGNANIGLYERMGQSDFGAGHYPQPSATFSLAKLQQLTNTLIDHSLPYSHSAAVTSYANSASLSTPLSNTGLVQLSQSPHSVPGGPQAQATMTPPPNLTPPPMNLPPPLLQRNMAASNIGISHSQRLQTQIASKGHVSMRTKSASLSPAAATHQSQIYGRSQTVAMQGPARTLTMQRGMNMSVNLMPAPAYNVNSVNMNMNTLNAMNGYSMSQPMMNSGYHSNHGYMNQTPQYPMQMQMGMMGTQPYAQQPMQTPPHGNMMYTAPGHHGYMNTGMSKQSLNGSYMRR
- the KAT6B gene encoding histone acetyltransferase KAT6B isoform X3, with protein sequence MANSLELNKGHPSCLKFCPELTTNVKALRWQCIECKTCSACRIQGKNADNMLFCDSCDRGFHMECCDPPLSRMPKGMWICQVCRPKKKGRKLLHEKAAQIKRRYAKPIGRPKNKLKQRLLSVTSDEGSMNAFTGRGSPGRGQKTKVCTTPSSGHAASGKDSSSRLAVTDLTRPGATTKITTTSTYISASTLKVNKKTKGLIDGLTKFFTPSPDGRRSRGEIIDFSKHYRPRKKVSQKQSCTSHVLATGTTQKLKPPPSSLPPPTPISGQSPSSQKSSTSASSTSPQSSSSQSSVPSFSSLTNNSQLKALFDGLSHIYTTQGQSRKKGHPSYAPPKRMRRKSELSSTAKSKAHFFGKRDIRSRFLAHSSSSSWGMARGRIFKAIAHFKRTTFLKKHRMLGRLKYKVTPQMGTPSPGKGSLTDGRIKPDQDDDTEIKISIKQESTDINVLGNKDTVTEEDLDVFKQAQELSWEKIECESGVEDCGRYPSVIEFGKYEIQTWYSSPYPQEYARLPKLYLCEFCLKYMKSKNILLRHSKKCGWFHPPANEIYRRKDLSVFEVDGNMSKIYCQNLCLLAKLFLDHKTLYYDVEPFLFYVLTKNDEKGCHLVGYFSKEKLCQQKYNVSCIMIMPQHQRQGFGRFLIDFSYLLSRREGQAGSPEKPLSDLGRLSYLAYWKSVILEYLYHHQERHISIKAISRATGMCPHDIATTLQHLHMIDKRDGRFVIIRREKLILGHMEKLKTCSRTNELDPESLRWTPILISNAAVSEEEREAEKEAERLMEQASCWEKEEQEILSSRANSRQSPAKVQSKNKYLHSPESRPVAGERGQLMELSKESSEEEEEEEEEEEEEEEEEEEEEEEEEEEEEEEEEEEEEEEEEEEENIQSSPPRLTKPQSVAIKRKRPFVLKKKRGRKRRRINSSVTTETISETTEVLNEPFDNSDEERPMPHLEPTCEIEVEEDGGKPVLRKAFQHQPGKKRKTEEEEEKDNHCFKNADPCRNNMDDDTDNLKEGSRDNLEPLKCKQVWPKGTKRSLSKWRPNKERKTGFKLNLYTPPETPMEPDDQITVEEQKETPEGKTSPTPTRIEEEVKEAVEPLLPQDENTRDETCAPISPNKSPGEKPEDDLIKPEEEEEEEEEEEEEEEEENVEKDPGGAKNQEKEEPEVFTDKEDPVPLDDHEEEEEEDEEPSHNEGHDADDEDDSHMECGEAEKEERPRESFKEVLENQEAFLDLSVQPSHSNSEVLMECGVDLAAACNSEPKLSGDTEAAPESDEEPPEEQAQKQDQKSGEEVDSEFKERNTTAMEIDSETVQAVQSLTQENSEQDDTFQDCAETQEACRSLQNYTHADQSPQIAATLDDCQQSDHSSPVSSVHSHPGQSVRSVNSPSVPALENSYAQISPDQSAISVPSLQNMETSPMMDVPSVSDHSQQVVDSGFSDLGSIESTTENYENPSSYDSTMGGSICGNGSSQNSCSYSNLTSSNLTQSSCAVTQQMSNISGSCSMLQQTSISSPPTCSVKSPQGCVVERPPSSSQQLAQCSMAANFTPPMQLADIPETGNANIGLYERMGQSDFGAGHYPQPSATFSLAKLQQLTNTLIDHSLPYSHSAAVTSYANSASLSTPLSNTGLVQLSQSPHSVPGGPQAQATMTPPPNLTPPPMNLPPPLLQRNMAASNIGISHSQRLQTQIASKGHVSMRTKSASLSPAAATHQSQIYGRSQTVAMQGPARTLTMQRGMNMSVNLMPAPAYNVNSVNMNMNTLNAMNGYSMSQPMMNSGYHSNHGYMNQTPQYPMQMQMGMMGTQPYAQQPMQTPPHGNMMYTAPGHHGYMNTGMSKQSLNGSYMRR